In Planifilum fulgidum, a genomic segment contains:
- the atpA gene encoding F0F1 ATP synthase subunit alpha encodes MSIKPEEISSLIKQQIEQYQAEMEVSDVGTVIQVGDGIARVFGLTKVMAGELLEFENGVMGMALNLEEDNVGVVILGPYTGIREGDQVKRTGRIMEVPVGEALLGRVVNPLGQPLDGKGPVETDQFRPVESPAPGVIDRKSVHEPLQTGIKAIDSMIPIGRGQRELIIGDRQTGKTTIAIDTIINQKDEDVICIYVAIGQKQSTVAGVVEKLRRFGAMDYTIVVSASASDPAPLLFLAPYAGCAMGEYFMYKGRHVLVVYDDLSKQAAAYRELSLLLRRPPGREAYPGDVFYLHSRLLERAAKLNDEKGGGSLTALPFIETQAGDVSAYIPTNVISITDGQIFLESDLFYSGVRPAVNVGLSVSRVGGAAQIKAMKKVAGGLRLDLAQYRELAAFAQFGSDLDKATQARLARGERVTELLKQDENQPMPVEKQVVSLYTGTKGYLDDIPVEDVRRFEREFLSFMEAEHADILKEIKEKKDLTDEIENRLKQAIESFKKGFAVSESK; translated from the coding sequence ATGAGCATCAAGCCGGAAGAGATCAGCTCGCTGATCAAACAGCAGATCGAGCAGTATCAGGCCGAGATGGAAGTTTCCGACGTCGGCACCGTGATCCAGGTCGGGGACGGGATCGCCCGGGTGTTCGGCCTGACCAAGGTGATGGCCGGCGAGCTGCTGGAGTTTGAAAACGGCGTGATGGGCATGGCCCTCAACCTGGAGGAAGACAATGTCGGTGTGGTGATCCTGGGACCGTATACGGGGATCCGCGAAGGGGACCAGGTGAAGCGGACGGGCCGGATCATGGAAGTTCCCGTGGGAGAAGCGCTCCTGGGCCGGGTGGTCAACCCGCTGGGACAGCCCCTGGACGGCAAGGGCCCCGTCGAAACGGACCAGTTCCGGCCGGTGGAATCGCCCGCGCCCGGGGTGATCGACCGGAAGTCGGTGCATGAGCCCCTTCAGACCGGGATCAAGGCGATCGATTCGATGATCCCGATCGGCCGGGGACAGCGGGAGCTGATCATCGGCGACCGGCAGACCGGGAAGACGACCATCGCCATCGACACGATCATCAACCAGAAGGACGAGGACGTCATCTGCATTTACGTGGCCATCGGGCAGAAGCAGTCGACGGTGGCCGGCGTGGTGGAGAAACTGCGCCGCTTCGGCGCCATGGATTACACCATCGTGGTGAGCGCCAGCGCCTCCGATCCGGCTCCGCTGCTGTTCCTGGCCCCCTACGCCGGCTGCGCGATGGGTGAATACTTCATGTACAAGGGCCGGCACGTGCTGGTCGTCTATGACGATCTCTCCAAGCAGGCGGCCGCCTACCGGGAGCTTTCGCTGCTCCTCCGCCGTCCGCCGGGCCGGGAAGCGTATCCGGGGGATGTTTTCTACCTGCACTCCCGCCTGTTGGAACGGGCCGCCAAGCTGAACGACGAAAAGGGCGGCGGATCGCTGACGGCGCTTCCCTTCATCGAGACCCAGGCCGGGGACGTGTCGGCCTACATTCCGACCAACGTGATCTCCATCACTGACGGGCAAATCTTCCTGGAATCCGATCTCTTCTATTCCGGGGTTCGCCCGGCGGTCAACGTCGGTCTCTCGGTTTCCCGGGTCGGGGGAGCCGCCCAGATCAAAGCGATGAAAAAAGTGGCCGGGGGTCTGCGCCTCGACCTGGCCCAGTACCGGGAGCTGGCCGCTTTCGCCCAGTTCGGATCCGATCTGGATAAGGCGACCCAGGCCCGCCTGGCGCGCGGTGAACGGGTGACGGAACTCTTGAAGCAGGATGAGAACCAGCCGATGCCCGTGGAAAAACAGGTGGTCTCTCTCTATACCGGAACCAAGGGATATCTGGACGACATTCCGGTGGAGGACGTGCGCCGGTTTGAGCGGGAGTTCCTCTCCTTCATGGAGGCCGAGCACGCCGACATCCTGAAGGAGATCAAGGAAAAGAAAGATCTGACCGACGAGATTGAGAACCGGCTGAAACAGGCGATCGAATCCTTCAAAAAGGGCTTTGCCGTGTCGGAAAGCAAGTGA
- the atpG gene encoding ATP synthase F1 subunit gamma: protein MGQNLRDIKRRIRSFQNTRQITKAMEMVAAAKLRRAQERAEAARPYAEKMREVIVSIAASTRGIRHPMLETRPVRKTGYLVITADRGLAGSYNSNLLRTLTKTLRERHQNSDEYVIFAVGRKGRDFLKKRGYPVIDEITGLADSPQFLDIKPIASRAVRFYAEEKVDQLFLVYNEFINPVTQRPVEKQLLPLASFDAEEGAKTLYEYEPSAEEVLGELLPRYAETLIYSALLEAKAGEFGARMAAMGNATDNATELIQQFTLQYNRVRQASITQEINEIVAGANALS from the coding sequence GTGGGCCAAAATCTGCGGGACATCAAGCGGCGCATCCGTTCCTTTCAGAATACGAGGCAGATCACCAAGGCGATGGAGATGGTGGCGGCGGCCAAACTGCGCCGGGCCCAGGAACGGGCCGAGGCCGCCCGCCCCTACGCCGAAAAGATGCGGGAAGTGATCGTGTCCATCGCCGCCAGCACCCGGGGGATTCGCCATCCGATGCTGGAGACCCGGCCGGTTCGGAAAACCGGTTACCTGGTGATTACCGCCGACCGGGGGCTGGCCGGCAGCTACAACTCCAACCTGTTGCGGACGTTGACCAAAACCCTCAGGGAGCGGCACCAAAACAGCGATGAGTACGTGATTTTCGCCGTCGGCCGGAAAGGCCGGGATTTCCTGAAGAAGCGAGGGTATCCGGTGATCGATGAGATCACCGGTCTGGCCGATTCCCCGCAGTTTCTCGACATCAAGCCGATCGCCTCGCGGGCCGTCCGTTTTTACGCCGAGGAAAAGGTGGACCAGCTGTTTCTGGTGTACAACGAATTCATCAACCCCGTGACCCAGCGGCCGGTGGAGAAACAGCTGCTCCCGCTGGCCTCCTTCGACGCGGAGGAAGGAGCCAAAACCTTGTACGAATACGAACCGTCCGCGGAAGAGGTGCTGGGGGAACTGCTGCCCCGCTATGCGGAAACCCTGATCTACAGCGCCCTTTTGGAGGCGAAGGCGGGAGAGTTCGGCGCGCGGATGGCGGCGATGGGAAATGCCACGGACAATGCGACGGAGCTGATCCAACAGTTCACCCTGCAGTACAACCGGGTCCGGCAAGCGTCAATCACCCAGGAAATCAACGAGATCGTCGCCGGCGCCAACGCGCTGAGCTGA
- the atpD gene encoding F0F1 ATP synthase subunit beta yields the protein MSTGRVVQVMGPVVDIQFERGHLPEIYNAIRITHKAQNPGERDIDLVVEAALHLGDNIVRCVAMASTDGLVRGMEAVDTGAPISVPVGEATLGRVFNVLGEPIDEAGEVKAEQRYPIHRPAPSFENQATEEQILETGIKVVDLLAPYVKGGKIGLFGGAGVGKTVLIQELIHNIAQEHGGISVFAGVGERTREGNDLYHEMKESGVISKTAMVFGQMNEPPGARLRVGLTGLTMAEYFRDEHGQDVLLFIDNIFRFTQAGSEVSALLGRMPSAVGYQPTLATEMGQLQERITSTKKGSVTSIQAIYVPADDYTDPAPATTFAHLDATTNLERRIADKGIYPAVDPLASTSRILNPSVVGREHYETARGVQQILQRYKELQDIIAILGMDELSDEDKLVVHRARRIERFLSQPFHVAEAFTGKPGRYVPVKETVRGFKEILEGKHDDLPEDAFYMVGTIDEAVERAKELAKA from the coding sequence ATGAGCACTGGACGCGTCGTTCAGGTGATGGGCCCCGTGGTGGACATCCAGTTCGAGCGAGGCCATCTGCCTGAAATCTACAACGCGATTCGCATTACCCACAAGGCCCAGAATCCGGGTGAACGGGACATCGACTTGGTGGTGGAAGCGGCACTGCACCTGGGAGACAACATCGTCCGCTGCGTGGCCATGGCTTCCACCGACGGTCTGGTCCGCGGAATGGAAGCGGTGGACACGGGTGCGCCGATTTCCGTTCCGGTGGGCGAAGCCACCCTGGGCCGCGTGTTCAACGTGCTGGGTGAGCCGATCGACGAAGCCGGGGAAGTGAAGGCGGAACAACGGTATCCGATCCACCGGCCGGCTCCCAGCTTTGAGAATCAGGCGACGGAAGAGCAAATTCTCGAGACGGGAATCAAGGTTGTGGACCTTCTGGCTCCCTACGTCAAGGGCGGGAAGATCGGTCTCTTCGGCGGTGCGGGCGTCGGAAAGACCGTGCTGATCCAGGAACTGATCCACAACATCGCCCAGGAGCACGGGGGAATCTCCGTCTTTGCCGGCGTGGGTGAACGGACCCGGGAAGGAAACGACCTGTACCACGAGATGAAGGAATCCGGAGTGATTTCCAAAACGGCGATGGTTTTCGGTCAGATGAACGAACCGCCGGGGGCCCGTCTCCGCGTCGGTCTGACCGGACTGACGATGGCCGAGTATTTCCGGGATGAACACGGCCAGGACGTGCTTCTCTTCATCGACAACATCTTCCGCTTCACCCAGGCGGGATCCGAAGTGTCGGCGCTGTTGGGCCGGATGCCCTCCGCCGTGGGTTATCAGCCGACCCTGGCCACGGAGATGGGGCAGCTGCAGGAGCGGATCACCTCCACCAAGAAGGGATCGGTCACCTCGATCCAGGCGATTTACGTTCCGGCGGACGACTACACCGACCCGGCTCCGGCGACCACCTTTGCCCACCTGGACGCCACCACCAACCTGGAGCGGCGGATCGCCGACAAGGGGATCTATCCGGCGGTGGACCCGTTGGCTTCCACGTCCCGCATCCTGAACCCGTCGGTGGTGGGCCGGGAGCATTATGAGACGGCCCGGGGCGTCCAGCAGATTCTGCAGCGCTACAAGGAACTGCAGGACATCATCGCCATCCTGGGGATGGACGAACTGTCCGACGAAGACAAGCTGGTCGTCCATCGGGCGCGGCGGATCGAGCGCTTCCTGTCTCAGCCCTTCCACGTCGCGGAAGCCTTCACCGGCAAGCCCGGCCGCTACGTTCCCGTCAAGGAAACCGTCCGCGGCTTCAAGGAAATCCTGGAAGGAAAACACGACGACCTTCCGGAGGACGCTTTCTACATGGTCGGCACCATCGACGAGGCCGTGGAGAGGGCGAAGGAACTGGCCAAGGCCTAA
- a CDS encoding F0F1 ATP synthase subunit epsilon has protein sequence MSTIRLDIVTPERKVFSDDVEMVITRAAEGEIGILPRHAPFVSPLGITAVRIKKDGEEMRAAVSGGFMEVRPDTVTILAEAAEMSDEIDVERALAAKKRAEERLAQAHRDDIDFKRAELALRRALNRLEVANFGDQ, from the coding sequence TTGAGTACGATACGCTTGGACATCGTGACGCCGGAACGGAAGGTTTTCTCCGACGATGTGGAGATGGTGATCACCCGGGCGGCGGAAGGGGAGATCGGGATCTTGCCTCGTCACGCCCCCTTTGTCAGCCCCCTGGGGATCACCGCCGTTCGGATCAAAAAGGACGGCGAGGAGATGCGCGCCGCCGTCAGCGGCGGATTCATGGAAGTGCGTCCCGATACGGTGACGATTCTCGCCGAAGCGGCGGAGATGTCCGACGAAATCGATGTGGAGCGGGCATTGGCCGCCAAGAAGCGGGCCGAAGAGCGCCTGGCCCAGGCCCATCGGGACGACATCGATTTCAAACGGGCGGAATTGGCTCTCCGCCGGGCGTTGAACCGGTTGGAGGTGGCAAATTTCGGCGATCAGTGA
- a CDS encoding NADH-quinone oxidoreductase subunit A has translation MSYSESYLMAALFFIVGLALPAVALSIGRLLRPHNPTPAKTITYESGIDPVGGGWVQYNIRYYLFALLFVLFDVETVFLYPWAVAYDTLRNQIGLFVLVEMLIFVVVLVIGLIYAWKKKVLEWK, from the coding sequence ATGTCGTATTCCGAAAGCTATCTGATGGCCGCTTTGTTTTTCATCGTGGGGCTGGCCCTGCCCGCGGTCGCCTTGTCCATCGGACGGCTGCTCAGGCCGCACAACCCGACTCCCGCCAAAACGATCACCTATGAGAGCGGGATCGATCCGGTGGGCGGCGGCTGGGTGCAGTACAACATCCGGTATTATCTGTTCGCCCTGTTGTTTGTCCTGTTTGACGTCGAAACCGTTTTCTTGTATCCCTGGGCCGTGGCTTACGACACCCTTCGCAATCAGATCGGCCTTTTTGTGTTGGTGGAGATGTTGATCTTCGTGGTGGTGCTGGTGATCGGTCTGATTTACGCGTGGAAGAAGAAGGTGTTAGAATGGAAGTGA
- a CDS encoding NuoB/complex I 20 kDa subunit family protein, whose product MEVNLEELTFEEQEQLKRNVFLTTLEEIKAWARSSSLWPLQFGLACCAIEMMGTGGSHYDFDRFGVIFRASPRQADVMIVAGTVTKKMGPILRRLYDQMPEPKWVVAMGSCATAGGPYVKSYSVIKGVDQIVPVDVYIPGCPPNPAALIYGINKLQEKIRYEAKTGKRVTGS is encoded by the coding sequence ATGGAAGTGAATTTGGAAGAACTCACCTTTGAGGAGCAGGAGCAGCTGAAGCGGAACGTCTTTTTGACCACGCTGGAGGAGATCAAGGCGTGGGCCCGGAGCAGTTCCTTGTGGCCGCTGCAATTCGGTCTGGCCTGCTGCGCCATCGAGATGATGGGCACGGGGGGTTCCCATTACGACTTTGACCGCTTCGGCGTGATCTTCCGCGCTTCCCCCCGGCAAGCCGACGTGATGATCGTGGCCGGTACCGTGACCAAGAAGATGGGGCCGATTCTTCGCCGTCTGTACGACCAGATGCCGGAGCCCAAATGGGTGGTGGCGATGGGTTCCTGCGCGACGGCGGGGGGACCCTATGTGAAGTCGTACTCCGTGATCAAAGGCGTGGATCAGATCGTTCCGGTGGACGTGTACATCCCCGGATGTCCGCCCAACCCGGCCGCCTTGATCTACGGAATCAACAAGCTGCAGGAGAAGATCCGTTATGAGGCGAAAACGGGAAAGAGGGTGACCGGTTCGTGA
- a CDS encoding NADH-quinone oxidoreductase subunit C, translated as MTDSKDRKESGGASEQPSERKQGAEQAEAAPEKGAEKEAAPKGEASEKREASKEKAAKPVEARPKGEGKKPPARPAARGARAAARRKKAEEPQEPSPKQPLLDAFVKRITEQAGKEAVEESYINRPNGHLPTIVVRNEKWRDVARLLREDETLAFDYLVNVTGVDYEDHMEVVYHFESLGHKHRLCVRVKTDRENPSVPSVTDIWSGANWDEREIYDLLGIQFPGHPNLKRILMPENWVGHPLRKDYEPADPDI; from the coding sequence GTGACGGATTCGAAGGATCGCAAGGAAAGCGGCGGCGCATCCGAGCAGCCGAGCGAAAGGAAGCAAGGCGCGGAACAGGCGGAAGCCGCACCGGAGAAAGGGGCGGAAAAGGAAGCGGCCCCCAAGGGGGAAGCCTCCGAAAAAAGGGAAGCGTCGAAGGAAAAGGCCGCAAAGCCGGTGGAAGCCCGCCCGAAGGGCGAAGGGAAGAAGCCTCCGGCCCGGCCGGCGGCGAGGGGGGCGCGGGCAGCCGCGCGCAGGAAGAAGGCGGAGGAGCCCCAGGAGCCGTCACCGAAGCAGCCGCTTCTGGATGCCTTTGTGAAACGGATCACGGAGCAGGCGGGAAAGGAGGCCGTGGAGGAATCCTACATCAACCGCCCCAACGGGCACCTGCCGACGATCGTCGTCAGGAACGAAAAATGGCGCGATGTGGCCCGGTTGCTCCGGGAGGATGAAACCCTGGCCTTCGATTATCTCGTGAATGTGACCGGGGTGGACTACGAGGACCACATGGAGGTGGTCTATCATTTCGAATCCCTCGGTCACAAGCATCGCCTGTGCGTTCGGGTGAAGACGGACCGGGAAAACCCCTCCGTTCCGTCCGTCACCGACATCTGGAGCGGAGCCAACTGGGACGAACGGGAAATCTATGACCTGTTGGGGATTCAATTCCCGGGGCATCCCAACCTGAAACGGATCCTCATGCCGGAAAACTGGGTGGGTCACCCGTTAAGGAAGGATTACGAGCCCGCCGATCCGGACATCTGA
- the nuoH gene encoding NADH-quinone oxidoreductase subunit NuoH, translating into MDPLKIIGPVIMLLIILGFVTYAILFERKVLGWMQNRPGPVRTGPWGLLQTVADVLKLLIKEDVIPDKADKTLFKIAPVIAFVPSFAVVAVLPFTDSLFFADIAVGLLYYVAISSITIIGILVGSWASNNKYALMGGMRSAAQMISYEIPLVMAVVGVIMSAGSLNLRKIVAAQEDVWFIIPQFLGFIVFLIAAIAELNRTPFDLPEAESELVAGYHVEYSGFRFAFFMLAEYVYVFAMSALTTVLFLGGWLPLFGLDFIPPLVWFVLKMLAMVFFIFWLRATFPRIRSDQLMQLGWKVLLPLALVNIFLSALLKEVPVIGNWF; encoded by the coding sequence ATGGACCCGTTGAAGATCATCGGACCCGTGATCATGTTGTTGATTATCCTCGGGTTTGTCACCTATGCCATTTTGTTTGAACGGAAAGTGCTCGGATGGATGCAGAACCGTCCGGGTCCCGTGCGCACGGGGCCGTGGGGACTTCTGCAGACGGTGGCTGATGTGCTGAAATTGCTCATCAAGGAGGACGTGATTCCGGACAAGGCGGACAAGACGCTGTTCAAGATCGCCCCCGTCATCGCCTTTGTGCCGTCCTTTGCCGTCGTTGCCGTCCTCCCCTTCACCGACAGCCTGTTCTTTGCGGACATCGCCGTCGGCCTCCTGTATTATGTCGCCATCTCCAGCATCACCATCATCGGGATTCTCGTCGGAAGCTGGGCTTCCAACAACAAATACGCCCTGATGGGGGGGATGCGCTCCGCCGCCCAGATGATCAGTTACGAGATCCCCCTGGTGATGGCGGTGGTCGGCGTGATCATGAGCGCCGGCTCCCTCAACCTGCGGAAAATCGTCGCGGCCCAGGAGGACGTCTGGTTCATCATCCCGCAGTTTCTCGGTTTCATCGTTTTTTTGATCGCTGCCATCGCCGAACTGAACCGGACCCCCTTCGACCTTCCGGAAGCGGAGTCGGAGCTGGTGGCCGGTTATCACGTGGAGTACAGCGGATTCCGGTTCGCCTTCTTCATGCTGGCGGAATATGTGTATGTCTTCGCCATGTCCGCCCTGACAACCGTCCTGTTTCTCGGCGGCTGGCTTCCGCTGTTCGGGCTTGATTTCATTCCTCCCCTGGTCTGGTTCGTGCTGAAGATGTTGGCGATGGTGTTTTTCATTTTCTGGCTTCGGGCGACCTTTCCCCGGATCCGGTCGGATCAGCTGATGCAGCTGGGTTGGAAGGTGCTGTTGCCGCTGGCGCTGGTGAACATTTTCCTTTCCGCGCTGCTGAAGGAAGTGCCCGTCATCGGAAATTGGTTTTAA
- the nuoI gene encoding NADH-quinone oxidoreductase subunit NuoI, protein MLGLVKGLGITLKNLTKKRVTYRYPDEPLEMPDRFRGIQHFDPEKCIVCYQCARICPTECISLTGKKNPDPEKKGKVIETYDINFEICILCDLCTEVCPTEAVVMTRNYELATYSRDELFKDMEWLKNNNTNVRKENHP, encoded by the coding sequence ATGCTCGGACTGGTTAAGGGTTTGGGCATCACGCTCAAAAATCTCACAAAAAAGCGAGTGACCTATCGCTATCCGGATGAACCCCTGGAAATGCCCGACCGATTCCGCGGGATACAGCACTTCGATCCGGAAAAGTGCATCGTTTGCTATCAGTGCGCCCGGATTTGCCCGACGGAATGCATCAGCTTGACCGGGAAGAAGAATCCGGATCCCGAAAAAAAGGGTAAAGTCATCGAAACCTACGACATCAACTTTGAGATCTGCATTCTCTGCGATTTGTGCACCGAAGTTTGTCCGACGGAAGCGGTGGTCATGACCCGAAACTATGAATTGGCCACCTACAGCCGGGACGAACTGTTCAAGGACATGGAATGGCTGAAGAACAACAACACGAATGTCCGGAAGGAGAACCACCCATGA
- a CDS encoding NADH-quinone oxidoreductase subunit J, with protein sequence MSGEFFAFLIFSLMAIGGAVFMISFTRVVHMALAMAFTFLSLAGMYVLLNAEFVAVVQVLIYTGAVTILMLFGIMLTRHRDEEREDGRRWHRLLSFVGVTAFGLILLLTIWRLPFPESEADPASYTVQRLGEIVFRHYVIPFELTSVLLLVALVGAVILAKREGQS encoded by the coding sequence TTGAGCGGTGAGTTTTTCGCCTTTCTGATCTTTTCGCTGATGGCCATCGGCGGGGCGGTGTTCATGATCAGTTTCACCCGGGTGGTGCACATGGCTCTGGCGATGGCGTTCACCTTTCTGAGCCTGGCCGGGATGTACGTTCTGCTGAACGCGGAATTTGTGGCCGTCGTGCAGGTGCTGATCTATACCGGTGCGGTTACCATCCTGATGTTGTTCGGGATCATGCTGACGCGCCACCGGGATGAGGAGCGCGAAGACGGGCGCCGCTGGCACCGCTTGCTGAGCTTTGTCGGCGTGACGGCCTTCGGATTGATACTGCTTTTGACCATCTGGCGGCTGCCGTTTCCGGAAAGCGAAGCGGATCCCGCCTCCTACACCGTTCAACGCCTGGGGGAGATCGTGTTCCGCCATTACGTCATCCCCTTTGAGCTGACGTCGGTTCTTCTCCTGGTGGCCCTGGTGGGAGCGGTCATCCTGGCGAAAAGGGAGGGTCAGTCCTGA
- the nuoK gene encoding NADH-quinone oxidoreductase subunit NuoK, with protein MPATSYLALAAILFCIGLYGVLTKRNAVIVLFSIELMLNAANLNLVAFSKFGLHADISGQIFSLFSITVAAAEAAVGIAILIALYRRRQTVDVDRFDTMRG; from the coding sequence ATGCCTGCCACCTCGTATCTGGCACTGGCGGCCATTCTCTTTTGCATCGGCCTGTATGGAGTCCTCACCAAGCGAAATGCGGTGATCGTCCTCTTTTCCATCGAGCTGATGCTGAATGCGGCCAACCTGAATCTGGTGGCCTTCTCCAAGTTCGGCCTGCATGCGGATATTTCGGGTCAGATATTCTCCCTCTTTTCCATCACGGTGGCCGCGGCGGAAGCGGCGGTGGGAATCGCCATCCTGATCGCCCTCTACCGCCGGCGCCAAACGGTGGATGTGGACCGGTTCGACACGATGAGGGGTTGA